A single region of the Biomaibacter acetigenes genome encodes:
- a CDS encoding YIEGIA family protein codes for MSKYLAVVAVGVVMGVLARLYMLRVDYRQYPSYPQGYLIHLSLGLIAAFLGAVAVPALIAREYTAVTFLALAAQQFRDIREMERKSLENIEDTELVPRGSAYIEDIAKAFESRNYLAILTSLFTSLVLQFSNNIPAAILAGMVIILVLSLMARRKKIRDIAVVRPAKINFENSLLCVENIIVMNVGYPDSRKIIEEKGLAVMIEPKNDNARATLSNVGQRQAIVHDVASLLGVKRDVTDVDFMPLARIDLDTGRVGLIIVPMERDMESLVEAVKRVPVLESSRRKPLESFAGKQAAD; via the coding sequence ATGTCAAAATACCTGGCGGTGGTGGCAGTCGGTGTAGTTATGGGAGTATTGGCCCGGCTCTATATGCTGCGGGTCGATTACAGGCAATATCCAAGCTACCCCCAGGGTTATTTGATACACTTATCACTGGGCTTGATAGCCGCATTTTTAGGTGCGGTAGCTGTACCCGCACTGATTGCCAGGGAATATACCGCCGTGACTTTTCTGGCGCTGGCGGCACAGCAGTTCCGAGACATACGGGAAATGGAACGTAAAAGTCTCGAGAACATAGAGGATACCGAACTGGTCCCCCGGGGGTCGGCTTATATCGAAGATATTGCCAAGGCTTTTGAGTCAAGGAATTATCTTGCCATCTTAACTTCGCTTTTCACCAGCCTGGTTTTACAGTTTTCTAATAACATCCCTGCGGCCATTTTGGCCGGAATGGTAATTATCCTGGTTTTAAGCCTGATGGCCAGGAGAAAGAAAATAAGAGATATAGCTGTGGTAAGGCCCGCAAAAATCAACTTTGAAAATTCTCTCTTGTGCGTGGAGAACATCATAGTGATGAATGTAGGTTATCCCGATTCCCGAAAAATAATAGAAGAAAAGGGTCTTGCGGTAATGATAGAACCCAAAAATGACAATGCCAGGGCAACTCTTTCCAATGTGGGTCAGCGTCAGGCCATAGTCCATGATGTGGCATCGCTTTTGGGTGTAAAAAGGGATGTGACGGATGTAGACTTTATGCCCCTGGCAAGGATTGACCTTGATACCGGCAGGGTGGGCCTTATAATAGTGCCCATGGAACGGGATATGGAAAGCCTGGTGGAAGCGGTTAAAAGAGTCCCCGTCCTGGAAAGTTCCAGGCGCAAGCCTCTGGAGTCCTTCGCCGGGAAACAAGCTGCCGATTAG
- a CDS encoding capping complex subunit for YIEGIA, producing MDNVGIKEAILAVVTLDKQQPASGVPVFYAKDEKERDKIAMYLSKILSAMTHDLENGTYIIVRH from the coding sequence ATGGACAATGTTGGAATAAAAGAGGCCATTCTGGCTGTTGTAACTCTGGATAAACAACAACCCGCATCAGGAGTACCCGTTTTTTATGCAAAAGATGAAAAGGAACGGGATAAAATAGCGATGTACCTTTCTAAGATTCTTTCAGCCATGACGCATGACCTTGAAAACGGAACTTATATTATTGTTAGACATTAA
- a CDS encoding DUF3189 family protein: protein MKVIYSCYWGSYLAVVAASLHLGLLKGNDDLSNEKILNLPFFGKIKKRDLGEMTFIGTDNRGREIYVMGSKKSGRIIERTLNGFAQIYGLEKHTVDFIDLMKYNNFYTCCGTFMIHKLGLKNAGMAVLIWGIKKSFGRLRNLVSKVLNEPAYF, encoded by the coding sequence TTGAAAGTTATATATTCCTGTTACTGGGGCAGCTACCTGGCGGTGGTAGCTGCTTCATTGCATCTTGGACTCTTAAAAGGCAATGACGACTTATCAAATGAAAAAATATTAAACCTACCCTTTTTTGGGAAAATAAAAAAAAGGGACCTCGGAGAAATGACATTCATTGGGACTGACAACCGGGGCCGGGAAATATATGTGATGGGCTCAAAAAAGTCCGGCCGAATAATCGAAAGGACTCTCAACGGTTTTGCGCAAATCTATGGGCTAGAAAAACACACGGTGGATTTTATTGATTTGATGAAATACAATAATTTTTATACTTGCTGCGGGACATTTATGATTCATAAATTAGGTCTTAAAAATGCCGGTATGGCAGTGCTTATCTGGGGAATAAAAAAAAGCTTTGGCCGGTTGAGAAATCTAGTGAGCAAGGTCTTGAATGAACCGGCATATTTTTAG